The following are from one region of the Tissierellales bacterium genome:
- a CDS encoding cell division FtsA domain-containing protein: protein MTVFSLDIGTRTVIGMVGKYDENGDFKILSSVIKEHDRRNMYDGQIHDIEGVTKIVKEIKKELEDELDIKLKKVSIAAAGRSLKTHRIRVDKKVDNSQEISREQINALELEAIQKAQEEIDAGRKNNLKYFCIGYTIVKYYLDESFMENLEGHRGETIGVDLLATFLPQTVIEGLYAVVTKAELEVLNMTLEPIAAINASIKENLRLLNIALIDIGAGTSDIAIAKDGAIVAYAMTSLAGDEITEKISEYYLLDFDTSERLKISLNKRENHEIEDILGIKRSLSSREIISNIKDEVNTLAEEISKEIMNSNGKAPSAVFLIGGSSQIPLLDRFIAKNLGIPKERVVVKDVSSIGDIEGLSDEFRGPDIITPIGIALEGLNSNNKNFLEIYMNDEKVRVFNTEDIKVSDVLILTGYNPRKLIPERGKDFIFYFNEEKKVLKGEAGKPAKIYVNNEEANLNTKLNNNDHIRIVDGSKGKDKVVYLNELLEFLNIDTKDYKVLVNDEKKKTNCKLNNRDSITTFKYSSNREKYGKKINLMINGEEKSFTYDKKEFIFVDIFNHIDFDLSKPKGRLILKVNGREAKYMEPLKELDNIEVYWDSK, encoded by the coding sequence ATAGGTATGGTAGGAAAGTATGATGAAAATGGGGACTTTAAAATACTATCAAGTGTTATAAAAGAACATGATAGAAGAAATATGTATGATGGTCAAATCCATGACATTGAAGGGGTAACAAAAATAGTTAAGGAAATAAAAAAAGAATTAGAAGATGAATTAGATATAAAATTAAAAAAGGTTTCCATTGCTGCGGCAGGACGCTCCTTAAAGACCCATAGAATTAGGGTTGATAAAAAAGTGGACAACTCCCAAGAAATTAGTAGAGAGCAAATAAATGCTTTAGAATTAGAGGCAATACAAAAAGCCCAAGAAGAAATAGATGCAGGTAGAAAAAACAATCTTAAATATTTTTGCATAGGTTATACCATTGTAAAATATTATTTAGATGAAAGTTTTATGGAAAATTTAGAAGGTCACCGAGGAGAAACTATTGGAGTAGATTTATTAGCTACATTTTTACCTCAAACAGTAATAGAAGGCTTATATGCAGTAGTAACTAAGGCTGAACTAGAGGTTTTGAATATGACCCTAGAGCCAATTGCAGCTATTAACGCATCTATTAAGGAGAATTTAAGATTATTAAATATTGCTTTAATAGATATAGGTGCTGGTACTTCAGACATTGCTATAGCAAAAGATGGGGCCATTGTTGCATATGCTATGACTTCTTTAGCTGGAGACGAAATAACAGAAAAAATCTCAGAGTACTATTTATTGGATTTTGACACTAGTGAAAGGTTAAAAATAAGCTTAAATAAAAGAGAAAATCATGAAATAGAAGATATATTAGGTATTAAAAGGAGCCTATCCTCTAGGGAGATAATATCTAATATTAAAGATGAAGTTAATACTTTGGCAGAAGAAATAAGTAAAGAAATAATGAATAGTAATGGAAAGGCCCCTAGTGCAGTTTTCTTGATAGGGGGTAGTAGTCAAATTCCTTTGTTAGATAGATTTATAGCTAAAAATCTGGGTATTCCTAAGGAGAGAGTAGTAGTAAAGGACGTTAGTAGTATAGGGGATATAGAAGGCTTAAGTGATGAGTTTAGAGGGCCAGACATTATTACACCTATTGGAATTGCTTTAGAAGGTTTAAACAGTAATAATAAAAATTTTTTAGAAATATATATGAATGATGAAAAGGTCAGAGTATTCAACACAGAGGATATAAAGGTTTCAGATGTTTTAATACTTACAGGATATAATCCAAGAAAGTTAATTCCTGAAAGAGGTAAAGATTTTATATTTTATTTTAATGAAGAAAAGAAAGTGTTAAAAGGTGAAGCTGGTAAACCAGCTAAGATATATGTAAATAATGAGGAAGCTAATTTAAACACAAAATTAAATAATAATGATCATATAAGAATAGTGGATGGTAGTAAGGGTAAGGATAAAGTAGTTTATTTAAATGAATTACTTGAGTTTTTGAATATAGATACTAAGGACTATAAAGTACTAGTAAATGATGAAAAGAAAAAAACTAATTGCAAGCTGAATAATAGAGATAGTATAACTACCTTTAAATATTCTAGTAATAGAGAAAAATATGGGAAAAAGATAAATTTAATGATAAATGGAGAAGAAAAAAGCTTTACATACGATAAAAAAGAATTCATATTTGTAGATATCTTTAACCACATAGATTTTGATTTATCAAAACCTAAGGGAAGACTAATTTTAAAAGTCAATGGAAGAGAAGCCAAGTATATGGAGCCATTAAAAGAACTAGACAATATAGAAGTATACTGGGATAGTAAGTGA
- a CDS encoding VanW family protein, protein MEKTGKKSRKILYLVLVVIAILFGVAYYSIYSVLNVETIYEGIKVEEFDLSNKTKEDAIKLIESKREEELEGKEMKLNYRDKVYSIGLKDLGFKYDYSKAVDEAYNIGRQGTFINKLKIISNTKKEGKTFKLESSYDKKLIDKHVEEIKKDINLKSKNAVFNFNGGNFQVTEEVLGREVDEKTLKTAIEDNIYILKDIEIPVNIIEPKVKKELLGRVNGVIGEFSTSLGNSSKDRKENIRISSKSVSGKLLLPNETVSFNELTGPRNVKNGYKEASIIVKGEFIPGLGGGVCQTSTTLYNALLLANMTIVERGHHSIPVKYVDLGHDATVSYGHIDLRFKNDFDFPVYITMEVSNNKVYARVYGDKNSKDYQVKITSEVVEKVKPKTEKIKDNSLKPGAKEVVQQGREGYKVNTYKQIIKNGKIVETKQITSDYYKPSNYIYKVGP, encoded by the coding sequence ATGGAAAAAACGGGCAAAAAAAGCCGGAAGATTTTATATCTTGTATTAGTAGTAATAGCAATACTGTTCGGGGTAGCTTATTATAGTATTTATAGTGTTCTAAATGTAGAAACTATATATGAAGGGATAAAAGTAGAAGAATTTGACCTTAGTAATAAAACTAAAGAAGATGCAATTAAACTTATAGAATCAAAAAGAGAAGAAGAATTAGAAGGCAAAGAAATGAAACTAAACTATAGAGATAAAGTTTATAGTATAGGGTTGAAGGACTTAGGATTTAAATATGATTATTCTAAGGCAGTTGATGAAGCTTATAATATAGGGAGACAAGGTACTTTTATTAATAAATTAAAGATAATTAGTAATACTAAAAAGGAAGGGAAGACATTTAAATTAGAGTCTAGCTATGATAAAAAGTTAATTGACAAACATGTAGAGGAAATTAAAAAGGATATTAATTTAAAAAGCAAAAATGCAGTTTTTAATTTTAACGGTGGTAATTTTCAAGTTACTGAAGAAGTCCTAGGAAGAGAAGTAGATGAAAAGACTTTAAAAACAGCTATAGAAGATAATATATATATTTTAAAAGATATAGAAATACCCGTAAACATTATAGAGCCTAAAGTAAAAAAAGAACTTCTAGGAAGAGTTAATGGAGTTATAGGTGAATTTTCAACTTCTCTTGGTAATAGCAGCAAAGATAGAAAAGAAAATATAAGAATTTCATCTAAATCAGTAAGTGGTAAACTATTATTACCTAATGAAACTGTATCTTTTAACGAATTAACTGGGCCAAGAAATGTAAAAAATGGGTATAAAGAGGCAAGTATAATAGTAAAAGGTGAATTTATTCCAGGTTTAGGTGGAGGAGTATGTCAAACATCTACTACACTTTATAATGCTTTGCTATTAGCAAATATGACTATTGTGGAAAGGGGGCATCACTCTATCCCAGTAAAATATGTGGATTTAGGGCACGATGCAACTGTATCCTATGGACATATAGATTTAAGGTTTAAAAATGATTTTGATTTTCCAGTATATATTACTATGGAGGTATCTAATAACAAAGTATATGCCCGTGTTTATGGGGATAAGAATTCTAAAGATTATCAAGTAAAAATTACTTCAGAAGTTGTTGAAAAAGTTAAACCTAAAACAGAAAAAATAAAAGATAATAGTTTAAAACCTGGAGCTAAAGAAGTTGTGCAGCAAGGTAGAGAAGGATATAAGGTTAATACTTATAAACAAATTATAAAGAATGGTAAGATCGTAGAAACAAAGCAAATAACTTCAGATTATTATAAGCCTAGTAATTATATATATAAGGTTGGGCCTTAA
- a CDS encoding Cof-type HAD-IIB family hydrolase, with protein sequence MKYELIAIDMDGTLLNSDNEISSRNKRAIKKAKSLGANIILSTGRLFTSANEYAESLGLTTPIISCNGAFVAEKGKSNVIYDSAINKDVAKEVIKMSEKEEVYYHFYDDETFYLTEKNASSELFKGWTGEKNIYHGVDYQVMKAPLKEIEKNQIRVYKYIVVDRDIERLLKFRKKISQINGVEIASSWSNNIEIMNKGVTKGNGLKLLCEKFNIPTSKVIAIGDNENDISMLKMAGLGVAMENGEEKAKEYADYITDNNDRDGVAKVIEKFVLNKN encoded by the coding sequence ATGAAATATGAATTAATAGCAATTGACATGGATGGAACTTTATTAAATAGTGATAATGAAATATCTTCAAGAAATAAAAGGGCTATAAAGAAAGCAAAATCTTTGGGAGCGAATATAATACTTTCTACTGGAAGGTTGTTTACTTCTGCTAATGAATATGCAGAAAGCTTAGGACTAACTACTCCTATTATTTCATGTAATGGAGCTTTTGTAGCTGAAAAGGGAAAATCAAATGTTATTTATGATTCAGCTATTAATAAAGATGTAGCAAAAGAAGTAATTAAAATGTCTGAGAAGGAAGAAGTTTATTATCATTTTTATGATGATGAAACTTTTTATTTGACAGAAAAAAATGCTTCCTCAGAACTTTTTAAAGGCTGGACTGGAGAAAAGAATATTTATCATGGAGTAGATTATCAGGTTATGAAAGCTCCTTTAAAAGAAATAGAAAAAAATCAAATTAGAGTGTATAAGTACATTGTTGTAGATAGGGATATAGAAAGATTATTGAAATTTAGAAAAAAGATTTCTCAAATAAATGGTGTAGAAATAGCAAGTTCCTGGTCTAATAATATAGAAATTATGAACAAAGGAGTAACTAAAGGTAATGGTTTAAAACTATTATGTGAGAAGTTTAATATACCTACATCTAAAGTTATAGCTATTGGAGATAATGAAAATGATATATCAATGTTAAAGATGGCTGGTTTAGGAGTAGCCATGGAAAATGGGGAAGAAAAGGCCAAAGAATATGCTGATTATATAACTGATAATAACGATAGAGATGGTGTAGCTAAAGTTATTGAAAAATTTGTGTTAAATAAAAATTAA
- a CDS encoding Na/Pi cotransporter family protein, with protein MEIAFGVLGGLGLFLYGMNMMGMSLEKVAGEKLKHLIEVLTNNRLMGVLIGALVTMVVQSSSATTVMVIGFVNAGLMTLSQAVGVIMGANIGTTITAQLIAFSLTDIAPLVLAIGVGIWITTSSKRAKNISEILMGFGILFIGMDMMGNSLAPLSENETFKNILISLDDPFLGVLVGLGLTTILQSSSASIGLLQALASQGLININIAFPILFGDNIGTTTTALISSVGTNKTAKRAAIIHFLFNLIGTIIFMTLLRVPIQVLVTYITPNNIQRQIANAHTLFNILNVAIQFPFANLLVKAATKLVPGDIYEESTGYNYLDSRIIETPSIAVGQAKKEVLRMANIVGENLINAKKSFLNKDEKLTNEVFQQETVINRLEREITTYLVELSNEPLSEEQHGLVNTLFYTINDIERVGDHADNLAELAQYRIDNRLLFTDDALDELKIMFDRTEKIYRKAIEAFEEVDYNLSMEVKDSEEKVDELEKEYRVNHIERLNKLMCEPSSGVVFLDILSNLERVADHSSNIVQYVLDVEQI; from the coding sequence ATGGAAATTGCTTTTGGAGTTTTAGGTGGTTTAGGATTATTTTTATATGGTATGAATATGATGGGCATGAGTTTAGAGAAAGTAGCTGGTGAAAAATTAAAACATTTAATTGAAGTCTTAACCAATAATAGGTTAATGGGTGTATTAATTGGAGCTTTAGTAACGATGGTTGTCCAAAGTAGTAGTGCAACTACTGTTATGGTTATAGGATTTGTAAATGCAGGGCTCATGACTCTTAGTCAAGCAGTAGGAGTAATTATGGGAGCCAATATTGGTACTACTATTACTGCTCAATTAATAGCTTTTAGTTTAACAGATATTGCCCCACTAGTTTTGGCAATAGGCGTTGGTATTTGGATAACGACATCAAGTAAAAGGGCAAAAAATATTTCGGAAATATTAATGGGATTTGGTATTCTTTTTATTGGAATGGATATGATGGGGAATAGTTTAGCACCATTAAGTGAAAATGAAACATTTAAAAATATATTAATAAGCTTAGATGATCCGTTTTTAGGTGTTTTAGTTGGATTAGGTTTAACTACAATACTCCAAAGTAGTAGTGCCTCAATCGGTCTTTTGCAAGCTCTAGCATCTCAAGGCTTAATAAATATTAATATTGCTTTTCCTATACTATTTGGAGACAATATAGGAACAACAACTACAGCTTTAATATCTAGTGTAGGAACCAATAAAACTGCAAAAAGAGCTGCAATTATACACTTCCTTTTTAATTTAATAGGGACTATTATATTTATGACATTATTGAGGGTGCCAATCCAAGTCTTGGTAACTTATATTACGCCTAATAATATACAGAGGCAAATTGCAAATGCCCATACTTTATTCAATATTTTAAACGTAGCAATACAATTTCCTTTTGCTAACTTACTAGTAAAGGCTGCAACAAAGTTAGTACCTGGTGATATATATGAAGAATCAACAGGTTATAACTACTTAGATTCAAGAATAATTGAAACACCGTCTATTGCAGTAGGCCAAGCAAAGAAAGAAGTTTTAAGAATGGCAAATATAGTTGGAGAAAATCTTATTAATGCTAAAAAATCTTTCTTAAATAAGGATGAGAAACTGACAAATGAAGTTTTCCAACAGGAAACGGTAATAAATAGGTTAGAAAGAGAAATAACTACTTATTTAGTAGAACTGTCTAATGAACCTTTGTCAGAGGAGCAACATGGTTTAGTTAATACATTATTTTATACAATAAATGATATAGAGAGAGTTGGAGATCATGCTGATAATTTAGCAGAATTGGCTCAGTATAGGATAGATAATAGATTATTATTTACAGATGATGCTCTTGACGAATTAAAAATAATGTTTGACAGAACCGAAAAAATATATAGAAAGGCCATTGAAGCCTTTGAAGAAGTGGATTATAACTTATCAATGGAGGTTAAAGATTCAGAAGAAAAGGTGGATGAATTAGAAAAAGAATATAGGGTAAATCATATTGAAAGATTGAATAAATTAATGTGTGAACCTAGCTCTGGTGTGGTTTTTCTTGATATATTAAGTAACTTAGAAAGGGTTGCAGATCACTCATCAAATATAGTACAATATGTATTAGATGTAGAACAAATATAA
- a CDS encoding GrdX family protein: MEDINVITNNPLIKEKYSGCIPIEYQEVGYLKLLEIVRNKIHSGSKLLTHPLSSSVKPNETPYKTIAIANENDLDMDSLLMIEQSIETAKKFLKDDQNPKFSEETLKDCQVIDLSIVASVLDNLL, translated from the coding sequence ATGGAAGATATAAACGTTATTACAAATAATCCTTTGATTAAAGAAAAATACTCCGGTTGTATTCCTATAGAATATCAGGAAGTAGGCTATTTGAAATTGTTGGAGATTGTTAGGAACAAGATACATTCAGGTTCTAAACTACTTACCCATCCACTATCTAGTAGTGTAAAGCCTAACGAAACTCCTTATAAAACTATAGCTATTGCTAATGAAAATGATTTAGATATGGATTCTCTACTTATGATAGAACAAAGTATTGAAACTGCAAAAAAATTTTTAAAAGATGATCAAAATCCAAAATTTAGCGAAGAAACCTTAAAGGATTGTCAGGTTATTGATTTATCAATAGTTGCATCTGTGCTAGATAATCTATTATAA
- the trxB gene encoding thioredoxin-disulfide reductase — MTEIYDVIIIGAGPAGLSAGLYAARAKLKTLILEKEKAGGQIVTTAEVANYPGSVENASGPSLVGRMVDQAKEFGAEMVTDTVIDINLDDKIKVIKCEKEEYKAKTVIVATGAEPRLIGCPGEKEFTGRGVSYCATCDADFFTDLEVFVMGGGDTAVEEAIYLTKFARKVTIIHRRDELRAAKSIQEKAFANDKIDFLWDSVIDEIKGEGIVSSIVVKNTKTEEKKEIFADENDGTFGIFVFIGYLPNTELFEGKLELENGYIKTDDDMNTEIPGVFAAGDVRVKSLRQVITATADGAIAAVQSERYINNAFND; from the coding sequence ATGACTGAAATTTATGATGTAATAATAATAGGAGCTGGCCCTGCAGGATTATCAGCTGGACTTTATGCAGCCAGAGCAAAACTTAAAACTTTGATTTTAGAAAAAGAAAAAGCAGGTGGTCAAATAGTTACTACAGCGGAAGTTGCAAATTACCCAGGTTCAGTGGAAAATGCAAGTGGACCATCTCTAGTTGGGAGAATGGTAGATCAAGCTAAAGAATTCGGTGCTGAAATGGTTACTGACACAGTTATTGATATAAATCTTGATGACAAAATTAAGGTTATTAAGTGTGAAAAAGAAGAATATAAAGCAAAAACAGTAATAGTTGCAACTGGTGCAGAGCCAAGATTAATAGGCTGTCCAGGAGAAAAAGAGTTTACCGGTAGAGGAGTATCCTATTGTGCAACTTGTGATGCGGACTTCTTTACTGACCTAGAGGTATTTGTAATGGGTGGTGGAGATACAGCAGTAGAAGAAGCAATATATTTAACAAAGTTTGCTAGAAAAGTTACTATAATACACAGAAGAGATGAATTAAGGGCAGCAAAATCTATACAAGAAAAAGCTTTTGCTAATGATAAAATTGATTTCTTATGGGACTCTGTAATTGATGAGATAAAAGGTGAAGGCATAGTATCATCTATAGTAGTTAAAAACACAAAAACAGAGGAAAAGAAAGAAATATTTGCTGATGAAAATGATGGTACATTTGGAATATTTGTATTTATTGGTTATTTACCAAATACAGAATTATTTGAAGGTAAATTAGAATTAGAAAATGGTTATATTAAAACAGATGATGATATGAATACAGAAATTCCAGGAGTATTTGCAGCTGGGGATGTCCGAGTTAAGTCTTTAAGGCAGGTAATAACTGCTACAGCTGATGG